One window of the Camarhynchus parvulus chromosome 24, STF_HiC, whole genome shotgun sequence genome contains the following:
- the FEZ1 gene encoding fasciculation and elongation protein zeta-1: MEAPLVSLEEEFEEGPGDDGGSPPRPTDPALAELESFSAEMMSFKSMEDLVQEFDEKLTVCFRNYDAATEGLAPVRGRLQAQEEEECLQDEEVWDALTDGFAPRGSPRPWQLPGTEALDGTDPQLGGKEEEEEEEEELTERSEQDSGINEEPLLTAEQVIEELEELMQSSPDPEADPEGEEEEEEEEDEEEEEETKADAEGKGGGGGTEPILLRELHAFSPAFNNNCSHEGLGRLSARELLAAAGRAEAASRALSAELVAQLARRDELAFEKEVKTAFIGALLAVQGEQREQREAARRRRRDKGLSLQGARSERGGSMPRKRFSMEGISSILHSGLRQTFGPTTNEKQYLNTVIPYEKKGSPPSVEDLQMLTNILFAMKEGNEKVPTLLTDYILKVLCPT, encoded by the exons ATGGAGGCGCCGCTGgtcagcctggaggaggagtTCGAGGAGGGGCCCGGGGACGATGGGGGGTCCCCGCCGCGCCCCACAGACCCCGCGCTGGCCGAGCTGGAGAGCTTCTCTGCCGAGATGATGAGCTTCAAGTCCATGGAGGACCTGGTGCAGGAGTTTGACGAGAAGCTCACCGTGTGCTTCCGCAACTACGACGCCGCCACCGAGGGCCTGGCGCCCGTGCGGGGCCGGCTGCAGgcgcaggaggaggaggagtgccTGCAGGACGAGGA GGTCTGGGATGCTCTGACCGATGGCTTTGccccccggggctccccccggccgtggcagctccctgggaccGAGGCCCTCGATGGCACCGACCCCCAG ctcggtgggaaggaggaggaggaggaagaggaggaggagctgacTGAGAGGAGTGAGCAGGACTCTGGGATCAACGAGGAGCCGCTGCTGACAGCTGAGCAG GTCAtcgaggagctggaggagctcatGCAGAGTTCACCTGACCCCGAGGCTGACCCCGAGggtgaagaggaagaggaggaggaggaggatgaggaggaggaggaagaaaccAAGGCTGATGCTGAAGGCAAAGGTGGTGGTGGGGGCACGGAGCCCATCCTGCTGCGGGAGCTGCATGCTTTCTCCCCTGCCTTCAACAACAACTGCTCCCACGAAG ggctggggcggCTGTCGGCGCGGGAGCTGCTGGCGGCCGCGGGCCGGGCGGAGGCGGCGAGCCGGGCGCTCTCGGCGGAGCTGGTGGCGCAGCTGGCGCGGCGGGACGAGCTGGCCTTCGAGAAGGAGGTGAAGACGGCGTTCATCGGGGCGCTGCTGGCCGTGCAGGGCGAGCAGCGGGAGCAGCGAGAggccgcccggcgccgccgcaGGGAcaaggggctgagcctgcaAGGGGCGCGCTCCGAGCGCGGCGGCAGCATGCCCCGAAAG CGCTTCAGCATGGAGGGCATCTCCAGCATCCTGCACTCCGGCCTGCGCCAGACCTTTGGCCCTACCACCAACGAGAAGCAG TACCTGAACACGGTGATTCCCTATGAGAAGAAGGGCTCACCACCCTCCGTTGAGGACCTGCAGATGCTCACCAACA TCCTGTTTGCCATGAAGGAGGGGAATGAGAAGGTGCCCACTCTGCTCACGGATTACATCCTCAAAG tgctctgcccGACCTGA